Within the Rickettsia rickettsii genome, the region AAGTTAATTCTTAAAATCATTATTTAATAAATAAGATTCGCTATTCATTTCATTTAGTCTTGAAATAGTGCGTTTAAATTCTGCGGCTCGTGCTGAACCTTGATATATTTTATTTGGGTTATTTTCTAGGCTCATAAATAAGAGTATTTTATAGAAATAGGCATTATCGATAAAGTTGATAAATCTAACGGCTGTATTTGTATCGTTAGCATCGATAGTATGAACGTTCCCCACTATAATAACGTTAAAATTTTGGCAAATATTAACATAATCGATATAGCTTAAGTCTCTTGTAAATAATTCATTATAATCTGTTACTAATATTCGTTTATGCACTTTTTGAAAGGATATTTCTCTACCTAGAACCTGTATATTTTGAGGAGCAAGATTATTATCACTAATATCCGTGATAATTTTTTCAAGTTTGTTTTGGTTTTCTAAAGTTAAAGGATAAATTATCCTTGCCTCTTTAACTCTTAACGCTTTATCAAATCGATAATCATGTTGATTATCTAGATATTTAACATAAAATGTATTATTGATTATCTTTATAAAAGGTAAGAAAGATTCTCGTTGTAATCCGTCTTTGTACAGATTATTGGGACTCGTGTTAGAAGTTATAAAAATAAAAATATTTTGCTGTATTAATGCATTAAACAATCTACCGATTATCATTGCATCAGTAATATCTTTAATTTCAAACTCATCTATACATAACACTTTAGTTTGTTTAGTATAGTTTTTAGCAATTTTAGGGATGATATCTTTTTGATTTGCTGTTTGTAATTTATGCATAGATTTATGAATTTCCTGCATAAAGTTCTGATAATGTATTATTATTTTAGGTGTGGTTAATTCTTCACAAAAAGAATTCATGAGCATAGTTTTACCGCTGCCCACCGGACCGTATAAATAAATTCCGCTTTCTAAGTTGTTTTGATTAAAGAATTTGAATAAACTTTTAGGCTTATTAAGTGCTGCTGCCAGCTGTTTTAATTCTTCTCGTAAAGCAGTTTGTTTTGAATCGCGTATTAATGAAGTAGAGGATTTAACCATCCAAAATATTTTTTATCTAGTTTGTTATAGGTTTTTTCTAAAATGTCGTTCCTAGCTAAAAGCAGGAAGGCTTTGTTGCGTGGATCAATTTCACCTCCGTCATCCCGTGGTTTGACCACGGGATCCAGTGAAAAATGCTAACCTTTAGCATTTTTTGTTATTTTTGCTAGATTGCCACGCTCCTTTTAGTTGCTCGCAATGACGGTTGTGATTATCATTTCCTACATAAAAGCGTTGCATCGCCGTAGCTAAAAAAACGCATTGCTTCTTTTATAGCATATTTATATAATTCATGCATCTCTTTAAATCCGGCAAAAGCACATATAAGCATAAATAAAGTAGATTTAGGAAAATGGAAATTAGTAAGTAGCATATCGGCTGTTTGAAATTTAAAACCTGGTGTTATGAAAATATCGGTTTTAAAGCTACCTGCTTTTACGATGCCGTTATTGCAAGAACTCTCAAGTGTTCTAAGTGTTGTAGTGCCGACTGCGATAATACGTTTCCCTTCTTGCTTTGCTTTATTGATAATTTCAGCAGTGTCAGGAGTAATAGAGCAATATTCGGTATGCATTTTATGTTCATGAATATTTTCGGTTTTTACAGGTAAAAAAGTTCCAGCTCCCACATGTAATGTTAAAAATGTGGCTTGTATGCCTTCTGCCTTAAGCTTATCAAGTATATCCTTTGTAAAATGCAAGCCTGCTGTCGGTGCTGCAACTGAACCTTCTATTTGGCTATAGACAGTTTGATAGCGGTCGTTGTCGTTTTGAGTGTTTGTCATCCCGTGGTTTGACCACGGTATCCAGTCATTATTTAAATATGTTTTGGATCCCGTGGTCGTAGCCACGGGATGACATAATGAGTGTGAACGCCTAATATAAACCGGTAGCGGCATCTCACCGTATTTATTTAAGAACTCGAATACAGAAATATCATTAAGCTTAAATTTTACTTTAATCTCACCCATTGCAAGTTTTTCGGTAATAATTACCTTATGATTATCAAAATAAAATTCATCATTTACATGAAGCTTTCGAGCTGGTTTAGCAAAAGCCGACCAACTATCATCTGATAATTTTTGATTCAAATTT harbors:
- the queA gene encoding tRNA preQ1(34) S-adenosylmethionine ribosyltransferase-isomerase QueA translates to MKLSDFDFDLPSELIAQYPSSERDNSDLLIAVTPPIKTKFYNIIDYLKEGDLLVFNNSKVIKAQLNLGKNITINLNQKLSDDSWSAFAKPARKLHVNDEFYFDNHKVIITEKLAMGEIKVKFKLNDISVFEFLNKYGEMPLPVYIRRSHSLCHPVATTTGSKTYLNNDWIPWSNHGMTNTQNDNDRYQTVYSQIEGSVAAPTAGLHFTKDILDKLKAEGIQATFLTLHVGAGTFLPVKTENIHEHKMHTEYCSITPDTAEIINKAKQEGKRIIAVGTTTLRTLESSCNNGIVKAGSFKTDIFITPGFKFQTADMLLTNFHFPKSTLFMLICAFAGFKEMHELYKYAIKEAMRFFSYGDATLLCRK
- the zapE gene encoding cell division protein ZapE translates to MVKSSTSLIRDSKQTALREELKQLAAALNKPKSLFKFFNQNNLESGIYLYGPVGSGKTMLMNSFCEELTTPKIIIHYQNFMQEIHKSMHKLQTANQKDIIPKIAKNYTKQTKVLCIDEFEIKDITDAMIIGRLFNALIQQNIFIFITSNTSPNNLYKDGLQRESFLPFIKIINNTFYVKYLDNQHDYRFDKALRVKEARIIYPLTLENQNKLEKIITDISDNNLAPQNIQVLGREISFQKVHKRILVTDYNELFTRDLSYIDYVNICQNFNVIIVGNVHTIDANDTNTAVRFINFIDNAYFYKILLFMSLENNPNKIYQGSARAAEFKRTISRLNEMNSESYLLNNDFKN